In one window of Candidatus Scalindua sp. DNA:
- a CDS encoding transcriptional repressor — MRKVEELVRLFKSKALKITPQRLGIFKILEGNTAHPSAECIYNEIRQIYPTISFTTVYKTLEVLESLGEILKITIDAGRKYFDPNTRAHHHIICSRCNMIADVNEGLEGLKLPNEVLDKFTPSCYHIAFYGTCKQCLRDTREASTS; from the coding sequence ATGAGAAAAGTAGAAGAGTTGGTTAGGCTTTTTAAGAGTAAGGCTCTCAAGATTACTCCGCAGCGTCTCGGTATATTTAAGATCCTTGAGGGAAATACAGCTCATCCGTCGGCGGAATGCATATACAATGAGATAAGACAGATCTATCCAACGATCTCATTTACTACTGTTTATAAGACTCTCGAGGTATTGGAATCCCTCGGTGAGATCTTAAAGATAACTATAGATGCAGGGAGAAAATATTTTGATCCAAACACAAGAGCCCACCACCACATTATCTGTTCACGGTGCAATATGATTGCTGATGTTAACGAGGGCCTGGAAGGGCTTAAGCTTCCAAACGAAGTTCTTGATAAATTTACGCCTTCCTGTTATCATATAGCATTCTATGGAACGTGTAAACAATGCCTTCGGGACACCAGAGAGGCCTCAACTTCTTAG
- a CDS encoding (Fe-S)-binding protein translates to MTTYERQKFEVFSGLKGSRLLMSDDWKEEVSKCSKCGKCHTVCPVFLETHDESSVARGRISLAEALLDQQIVYTEKLRDYVYSCKKCMRCRKVCPSDVDYEKIISALLHGVAENMGIPLLPKIIFRYILPRRILFDILLKVSSRVQRFMPMKKRGQMRHLPLLFMGKRWIPTLARKSALQKFRKTKKIKNPRMRVGFFTGCLINYIYVDVAEAVVEVLNRMNIEVVVPQRQLCCGTPSSTMGDVKSTKRLAEENRKVFESLELDAIVSACATCTKAIKNDYLRILGPSWKQMSDKIYDISEFIDTFIGDIPGVKPLEEKVTYHDPCHLLWVRNISEEPRSVLKKSSRFVEMDMADACCGGGGIFTIIHYDLTLKMLERKVNSIEKSGAATVATNCPGCVMQIADGLASRNSTIKTTHSIKILQEALRKSEART, encoded by the coding sequence ATGACAACTTACGAAAGGCAAAAATTTGAGGTATTTTCAGGGTTGAAAGGATCGAGACTTTTAATGAGTGATGACTGGAAAGAGGAAGTCAGTAAGTGTTCAAAATGCGGGAAATGCCATACGGTGTGCCCGGTTTTTCTTGAAACCCATGATGAATCTTCGGTTGCCCGAGGCCGCATTAGTCTTGCAGAAGCACTTCTGGATCAGCAGATAGTCTACACCGAAAAATTGCGTGATTACGTATATTCCTGCAAAAAGTGCATGAGGTGCCGCAAGGTGTGTCCTTCCGATGTGGATTATGAAAAGATCATATCGGCATTACTTCACGGAGTAGCTGAAAATATGGGTATACCTCTGCTGCCGAAGATTATCTTCCGGTATATTTTGCCAAGAAGGATACTGTTTGATATCCTGCTGAAAGTAAGTTCCCGGGTACAAAGATTTATGCCGATGAAGAAAAGAGGGCAAATGCGGCACCTGCCTCTCCTGTTCATGGGGAAAAGGTGGATACCCACTTTAGCGCGGAAGAGCGCTTTACAGAAATTCCGGAAAACAAAAAAAATAAAAAACCCTCGAATGCGAGTAGGGTTTTTTACGGGATGTCTGATAAATTATATCTATGTAGATGTTGCTGAAGCAGTGGTAGAAGTCTTGAATCGGATGAACATAGAGGTTGTAGTTCCGCAAAGGCAATTGTGTTGCGGTACACCATCCTCAACTATGGGTGATGTGAAGTCGACTAAAAGACTTGCAGAAGAAAACAGGAAGGTCTTTGAATCATTAGAGCTTGATGCAATCGTCAGTGCCTGTGCCACCTGCACCAAGGCTATTAAAAATGATTACCTTCGCATCCTTGGGCCCTCCTGGAAACAGATGTCAGACAAAATTTACGATATCTCTGAGTTCATTGATACGTTTATCGGTGATATACCGGGAGTGAAGCCACTTGAGGAAAAGGTGACCTATCATGATCCCTGCCATCTTTTATGGGTACGTAATATATCCGAAGAGCCCAGAAGTGTCCTGAAAAAATCTTCCCGCTTTGTCGAAATGGATATGGCGGATGCCTGTTGCGGTGGAGGAGGGATTTTTACGATAATTCATTACGACCTGACTCTGAAGATGTTGGAGAGGAAGGTAAATTCGATTGAAAAGAGCGGTGCTGCTACCGTTGCAACGAACTGCCCGGGCTGTGTCATGCAGATTGCTGATGGGTTGGCAAGCAGAAACTCTACAATAAAAACTACACACTCAATAAAGATACTTCAGGAGGCATTAAGGAAGAGTGAGGCCAGGACGTAA
- a CDS encoding FAD-binding protein encodes MLFKRKKRTADIDRKGVSELVRALGKDRVLTEIEDRLCYSYDGTKQKAVPDIVIRPGTTSDVAATLKIANRHGIPVCSRGAGTGLSGGAVPLQGGIILDLKGMNRILSICPEDFTATVEPGVVTKYLQDEVAKYGLFYPPDPSSAAFSTVGGNVAECAGGITGLKYGVTRDYILALEIVLSDGSVIHTGRKTRRSVTGYDLTRLFVGSEGTLGIFTKITVKLIPEPEKIETLAAFFSERDDAIDAADLVIENSILPRTLEFMDHMSISAVRGYGGITLDEGVKALLLIDIDGTGENIKHDLPIVESACRKKNALKVKVAETGKERNAIWSVRRSISPALYTIASHKLNEDVCVPRSKIKELLQKIDTINEKQEIFVANFGHIGDGNIHVNIMYSDEPGQEEIAESVVQRVMEEVVELGGTISGEHGIGNRKSQFMELEISPQELSIMKKFKDFFDPKGIMNPGKLFPSSL; translated from the coding sequence ATGCTGTTTAAGAGGAAAAAAAGAACAGCGGATATCGACAGAAAGGGTGTGAGTGAGTTGGTAAGGGCCTTGGGAAAGGACAGGGTCCTGACGGAGATTGAAGACCGGCTCTGTTATTCCTATGACGGTACCAAGCAGAAGGCGGTTCCTGATATCGTAATAAGGCCTGGAACCACATCGGATGTCGCTGCTACCTTGAAGATTGCGAACAGACATGGGATACCTGTTTGTTCAAGGGGAGCAGGTACCGGACTGTCTGGTGGCGCAGTACCTCTTCAGGGTGGTATTATCTTGGATTTGAAGGGGATGAATCGGATTCTGAGTATCTGCCCGGAGGATTTTACCGCCACCGTTGAACCTGGAGTGGTTACAAAGTATCTCCAGGATGAGGTGGCAAAGTACGGACTCTTTTACCCTCCGGACCCTTCAAGTGCAGCCTTTTCAACTGTCGGGGGTAATGTTGCTGAGTGTGCCGGTGGCATAACTGGATTGAAGTATGGTGTGACAAGGGATTACATCCTTGCTTTGGAGATTGTTTTGTCAGATGGGTCTGTCATACATACCGGGAGGAAAACTCGCAGGAGCGTAACGGGTTATGATTTGACAAGACTCTTCGTCGGTTCTGAGGGTACCCTGGGAATCTTTACAAAAATTACCGTGAAGTTGATCCCTGAACCTGAGAAGATAGAGACCCTTGCAGCCTTTTTCAGTGAAAGAGATGATGCCATCGATGCGGCTGATTTAGTTATCGAGAATTCTATTTTGCCCCGTACATTAGAATTCATGGACCACATGAGTATCAGTGCGGTGCGCGGATACGGAGGGATTACGCTCGATGAGGGAGTGAAAGCGCTGTTATTAATTGATATTGATGGGACAGGGGAGAATATCAAGCATGATCTGCCGATTGTTGAGAGTGCCTGCAGGAAAAAAAATGCCTTAAAGGTGAAAGTGGCAGAGACAGGAAAAGAGAGAAACGCTATCTGGTCTGTCCGGCGTTCAATTTCTCCGGCATTATATACAATTGCCAGCCACAAGCTAAATGAAGATGTCTGTGTGCCGAGAAGCAAGATTAAAGAACTCTTACAGAAGATTGATACAATAAATGAAAAACAGGAGATATTTGTTGCTAATTTCGGGCATATCGGTGATGGGAATATCCACGTAAACATAATGTATTCTGATGAACCCGGGCAGGAAGAAATTGCAGAAAGCGTTGTCCAGCGTGTTATGGAAGAAGTAGTGGAATTGGGCGGTACGATCTCCGGTGAACACGGAATCGGGAACAGGAAATCACAATTCATGGAATTGGAAATATCCCCTCAGGAACTTTCAATTATGAAAAAATTTAAGGATTTTTTCGACCCCAAAGGGATAATGAATCCAGGCAAGTTGTTCCCCTCTTCTCTTTAA
- a CDS encoding FAD-binding protein translates to MIDARIIEELYGAVGGENVFDTIEERACYSSDATNERSLPDLVIRPHTTEHVARIASIANRYSIPICPRGAGTGLSGGAVPIKGGIVLDLKNMDKILDLNARDLTVTVQPGVVIKDIQNEAAKNRLFYPPDPGSAEFSTIGGNVAECSGGVTGMKYGVTRDYVLALEVVLPDGSIINTGRKTLKSVAGYDLTRFFVGSEGTLGVYTKITLKLLPMPEKRGTIISYFRDFHDALKVSDSIQVENHILPRSMEFADRVCIHAIREVSKVAIPEGAEALLLIDLDGNEKNVTNDLSKIEGIIKENSALKCEIVKTDEEKNSLWQMMRSVSPSLFKIAAMEFNDDFCVPRSRVREILEKVYDLSMTSSITVAAFGHIGEGHIHLSVMYNDSEKRGPVHDFIEKVLREVISIGGTITAEHGVGDAESEFLNLELSAQEIGLMKELKKMFDPKGIMNPGKIFT, encoded by the coding sequence ATGATAGACGCCAGGATAATTGAAGAGTTGTACGGTGCAGTAGGAGGGGAAAACGTCTTTGATACTATCGAAGAGAGAGCCTGTTACTCATCTGATGCAACAAATGAGCGGTCTCTTCCCGATCTGGTAATAAGGCCGCACACGACGGAGCATGTTGCAAGGATAGCCTCAATTGCGAACAGATACTCCATTCCGATCTGCCCCAGGGGGGCTGGTACGGGTCTCTCAGGAGGGGCGGTTCCCATAAAAGGCGGCATCGTCCTGGATCTTAAAAACATGGATAAGATTCTCGATCTGAATGCCAGAGATTTAACGGTAACTGTTCAGCCCGGGGTTGTTATAAAAGATATACAGAATGAGGCAGCAAAAAACAGACTTTTTTACCCCCCTGATCCCGGGAGTGCTGAATTTTCAACTATCGGAGGAAATGTTGCAGAGTGTTCGGGTGGTGTTACGGGGATGAAATATGGCGTGACGAGAGACTATGTCCTCGCCCTGGAGGTAGTTTTGCCCGATGGTTCAATTATTAATACCGGGCGTAAAACGCTTAAGAGTGTTGCTGGCTATGATTTGACGAGATTTTTTGTTGGGTCCGAAGGGACATTGGGTGTCTACACCAAGATAACGTTAAAACTGTTGCCAATGCCGGAGAAGCGCGGGACTATTATCTCTTATTTCAGGGATTTTCATGACGCCCTGAAAGTTTCGGACTCGATTCAGGTTGAGAATCATATCCTGCCGCGTTCAATGGAATTTGCAGACAGGGTATGTATACATGCCATCAGGGAGGTCTCAAAGGTTGCAATACCTGAAGGAGCGGAGGCTCTTTTGCTTATTGATCTTGACGGGAACGAAAAGAATGTGACAAATGATCTTTCGAAAATTGAGGGAATTATTAAAGAAAACAGCGCTTTGAAGTGTGAAATAGTAAAGACGGACGAGGAGAAAAACAGTCTCTGGCAGATGATGAGATCTGTTTCACCGTCTCTGTTCAAGATAGCAGCAATGGAATTCAATGATGATTTTTGTGTGCCGAGAAGCAGGGTGCGGGAGATCCTGGAAAAGGTATATGATCTGAGCATGACTTCTTCAATTACGGTTGCCGCTTTTGGGCACATTGGTGAAGGCCACATCCACCTGAGTGTAATGTATAATGATTCAGAGAAGAGGGGCCCTGTTCATGATTTTATAGAAAAGGTATTGAGGGAAGTCATATCAATTGGAGGTACTATTACGGCAGAACATGGAGTAGGGGATGCGGAATCTGAATTTTTAAATCTGGAGCTATCGGCTCAGGAGATAGGGTTGATGAAAGAATTAAAGAAGATGTTTGATCCGAAAGGTATTATGAATCCTGGAAAGATTTTTACTTAG
- a CDS encoding formylglycine-generating enzyme family protein — protein MRKPLQTCLCIATFLFILAPVVRAAEEDPVLTELEQDKPLTHIDSITDMEFVLVKGGCFEMGDSFSGPKNSENPLSELSFDDEANNATPVHKVCVDDFYIGKYEVTQGKWKVVMGDNPSYFTSGFHTSPQYPVECVNWYDIEKFLEELNKKSGMNYRLPTEAEWEYAARSGGKEERFAGFSNEKELYLYANFCDAACKTLWNTEDQEDGHEITSPVGIFRPNGLGIYDMTGNVWELCSDWYDQEYYKISPLKNPQGPSTGLHRVLRGGSWGNQPNDLSTSFRYHKSPDHRTGYTGFRLAFTP, from the coding sequence ATGAGAAAACCATTACAAACGTGTCTATGTATCGCAACGTTTCTCTTTATTCTCGCACCTGTGGTGCGAGCGGCAGAAGAGGATCCCGTTTTGACAGAACTTGAACAAGACAAACCTCTTACTCATATAGATAGTATAACGGACATGGAATTTGTGCTCGTAAAGGGAGGTTGTTTTGAAATGGGAGACTCATTCAGTGGTCCGAAAAACAGTGAGAACCCATTGAGTGAGTTATCGTTTGATGATGAAGCAAACAACGCAACACCAGTGCACAAAGTCTGTGTGGACGATTTTTATATCGGGAAATATGAGGTCACACAGGGAAAGTGGAAAGTGGTAATGGGTGACAATCCATCATATTTCACCTCTGGTTTTCACACCTCCCCTCAATATCCTGTGGAGTGTGTAAACTGGTACGATATAGAGAAATTTTTAGAAGAATTAAATAAAAAGAGTGGAATGAATTACCGCCTTCCGACTGAAGCAGAGTGGGAATACGCCGCCAGGAGCGGAGGGAAAGAAGAGAGATTTGCCGGTTTTTCAAATGAAAAAGAGCTCTACCTCTATGCCAATTTTTGCGATGCAGCCTGCAAAACACTCTGGAATACCGAAGACCAGGAGGATGGCCACGAAATCACATCACCCGTGGGAATCTTTCGGCCAAACGGATTAGGCATCTATGATATGACGGGAAATGTATGGGAGCTCTGTTCAGACTGGTATGACCAGGAGTATTACAAAATTTCTCCCCTTAAAAACCCACAAGGCCCTTCGACCGGTCTCCACCGGGTACTTCGCGGTGGAAGCTGGGGTAACCAGCCAAATGACCTCTCCACATCTTTCCGCTATCACAAATCACCGGATCACCGGACTGGCTACACGGGATTCCGTCTTGCATTTACCCCATAG
- a CDS encoding SprT-like domain-containing protein has translation MRNITDFVKSAWIRQLKEDWKSANYNYFKNSMRLPNLELSDSERTLGKWRGGCYRCLTVSTRLINTCHWELVQDVLHHEMAHQYVEEVLGIRDSKPHGEVFKKICREHGIDPAATGEIEPWIEERKNRTTLFPENHALLDKVHKLLALAQSPNEHEAQNAMTKAHELLLRHNLSLSDMQTRGNYIHRQIGAVGRTNPIKSIISAMICKFFFVEAVWTFGYDQQKNRSGRVLEIYGTPENVEMAEYVYDYLQNISELLWEEHREQKKLNGNRHRRTFIYGVLNGFYRKLDSQVIENQTKSLVWMGDPRLREFFHRRNPKLVRTSSRYTKSCQDTYNSGITQGKNLVIHKGIHDNGNGEVKLLT, from the coding sequence ATGAGAAATATAACCGATTTCGTAAAGAGCGCCTGGATCAGGCAATTGAAGGAAGATTGGAAATCCGCCAACTACAATTACTTTAAAAACTCCATGCGCCTGCCAAACCTTGAACTTTCAGATTCAGAGAGAACTCTCGGGAAATGGAGGGGTGGCTGCTACCGGTGCCTCACCGTCAGTACCCGCTTAATCAATACCTGCCACTGGGAATTAGTTCAAGATGTCCTCCATCATGAAATGGCTCATCAATACGTGGAAGAAGTCCTGGGCATACGCGACAGCAAACCTCACGGAGAGGTGTTTAAGAAAATCTGCAGGGAACACGGTATTGATCCTGCAGCAACAGGAGAAATAGAACCCTGGATAGAGGAGAGAAAAAACAGAACCACTCTTTTTCCTGAAAACCATGCGTTACTGGACAAGGTGCATAAACTTCTTGCGTTGGCACAAAGCCCCAATGAACACGAGGCTCAGAATGCCATGACCAAGGCCCACGAATTACTGTTACGCCACAACCTCTCCCTGTCAGATATGCAGACCAGAGGAAACTACATCCATAGACAGATCGGAGCGGTAGGCAGAACAAATCCCATCAAGTCCATTATCAGTGCCATGATCTGCAAATTCTTCTTTGTGGAAGCAGTTTGGACATTTGGTTACGACCAGCAGAAAAATCGAAGCGGCAGAGTTCTGGAAATTTACGGGACACCGGAAAATGTTGAGATGGCCGAGTATGTGTATGACTACCTCCAAAACATTTCGGAACTTTTATGGGAAGAGCACCGGGAACAGAAAAAATTAAACGGAAATAGACATCGCCGGACTTTTATCTATGGCGTCCTGAACGGTTTCTATCGAAAGCTGGACAGCCAGGTGATTGAAAACCAGACTAAATCCCTCGTCTGGATGGGTGACCCGCGGCTCAGGGAGTTTTTCCACCGGAGAAACCCCAAGCTCGTACGGACCTCCTCCCGGTATACGAAAAGTTGCCAGGACACCTACAATTCAGGAATTACCCAGGGGAAAAACCTGGTCATCCACAAGGGCATTCATGATAATGGCAACGGGGAAGTTAAATTATTGACATGA
- a CDS encoding DEAD/DEAH box helicase → MIDEFINNLKKLKDFKRQIVHHKTITSRVATCRELVPPLPPPLQKALKHFRITKLYHHQAEAITRVRERKNVIIATPTASGKTLAYNIPVLESILNEPESRAFYLFPIKALEQDQLRGLKKLISALEGDGITAAIYDGDTTAYKKKKLRENPPNIIITNPDMFHSSFLPYHSSWNDFFHNLKFIVIDELHTYRGVFGSHIAQVFRRINRIVEHYGGSPQYIACSATIPNPEEFASTLTGLPFEVIGTSGAPEPVRHFLFVNPAESPYTETVLLIKRLLEHNLKVIAFTKSRKITELLHTWLIQQNPAFAPYVSSYRAGFLPQERRTIEKDLFEGRIKAVISTSALEVGIDIGGLDVCILVGYPGTIINTWQRGGRAGRGDSPALIILMAQHDALDQYFMKNPEDFFARGCENAVLDPFNKPILKAHLPCAAAELPISPAEHLFDFPRIAPALEELVHSGELLRGEADGSYFSSRRRPHRFVDIRSIGEGYTIMEKGTKQIIGQVSGFRAFTECHKGAIYLHRASQYQVDSVDIERRNILVQRHEVSYFTRPKSEKETEIREVTGSKPVGNFIVRKGTIKVTEIVTGYEKRSVRGQILLSRHPLDLPPLMYETVGLWIEIIQEIELSVNTMGLHFMGGIHAIEHAVISLFPLFVLCDRNDIGGISTTFHPQVKRGAIFIYDGYPGGVGLSERGYDCIEEILTATLKLVSSCECETGCPSCIHSPKCGSGNKPLDKGAAIEVLEQLLAIKPLSPGSIPDTAVTEIPGLQMPGTGIDAIPRRRICYFDLETQRGADEVGGWRNIHLMRLALGVIYDSLDDAYHTYFEKDVGRLIEKLRSADLVVGFNVIRFDYTVLQPYTIHDLQKIKTFDILADIHTRLGYRLSLNHLAMRTLKVEKTADGLQSLKWFKEGRIDEIAHYCSKDVEITRDLFLFGNTNRYLLFEKKDCGIVRLPVEWEVEDIIRERENPGKK, encoded by the coding sequence ATGATAGATGAATTTATCAACAACCTGAAAAAACTCAAGGACTTCAAGAGACAGATCGTCCATCACAAAACTATCACGTCAAGGGTTGCAACCTGCCGGGAGCTGGTACCGCCCCTCCCCCCTCCGTTACAAAAGGCATTGAAGCATTTCCGGATCACAAAACTTTACCACCATCAGGCAGAAGCCATAACCAGGGTGAGGGAGAGAAAAAATGTCATCATTGCGACACCCACCGCATCAGGAAAAACGCTCGCGTACAACATCCCTGTACTGGAATCTATCCTGAATGAACCGGAATCCAGGGCATTCTACCTCTTTCCCATTAAGGCCCTTGAACAGGATCAACTGAGGGGCCTCAAGAAACTTATCTCCGCTCTTGAGGGTGATGGCATCACCGCCGCAATCTATGATGGAGATACCACTGCGTATAAAAAAAAGAAACTCAGAGAAAATCCACCAAACATCATCATTACCAATCCGGATATGTTCCACTCCAGTTTCCTGCCGTACCATTCCAGCTGGAACGATTTCTTTCACAACCTGAAATTTATCGTAATTGACGAACTCCACACGTATCGAGGTGTTTTCGGGTCGCACATTGCCCAGGTATTCAGACGCATCAACCGTATCGTGGAACACTATGGAGGATCCCCTCAATACATTGCCTGTTCGGCTACGATCCCAAACCCTGAAGAATTTGCGAGCACCTTGACAGGGCTTCCCTTTGAAGTGATTGGTACCAGCGGGGCCCCGGAGCCGGTTCGTCATTTTCTCTTCGTAAACCCGGCCGAGAGTCCCTATACGGAAACCGTCTTATTAATTAAGAGACTTTTAGAGCATAATCTCAAGGTCATAGCCTTTACAAAATCAAGAAAGATAACGGAACTGTTGCATACATGGCTTATCCAGCAGAATCCGGCGTTTGCACCGTACGTCAGCTCGTACCGTGCCGGCTTCCTCCCGCAGGAGAGACGCACCATAGAAAAGGATCTCTTTGAAGGAAGGATTAAGGCGGTCATATCGACAAGCGCTCTTGAAGTAGGCATTGATATAGGTGGTCTCGACGTCTGCATTCTTGTCGGCTATCCGGGTACCATCATAAACACATGGCAGAGGGGCGGAAGAGCAGGCCGGGGAGACAGCCCTGCCCTCATTATACTTATGGCGCAGCACGACGCCCTGGATCAGTATTTCATGAAAAACCCGGAAGATTTTTTTGCCCGGGGATGTGAGAATGCTGTTCTGGATCCCTTTAATAAACCTATCCTGAAGGCGCATCTTCCCTGTGCGGCCGCTGAACTTCCAATCTCACCGGCAGAACATCTCTTTGATTTCCCAAGGATAGCTCCCGCCCTTGAAGAGCTCGTACATTCTGGAGAACTGCTCAGGGGAGAGGCAGACGGGAGCTATTTTTCATCACGGAGAAGGCCCCACCGTTTTGTCGATATTCGATCGATTGGTGAAGGGTACACGATCATGGAAAAAGGGACAAAACAGATCATTGGCCAGGTTTCCGGTTTCCGGGCATTTACCGAATGCCATAAGGGCGCCATATACCTGCACCGGGCATCTCAATACCAGGTGGATTCAGTGGATATTGAACGCAGAAACATCCTGGTACAGAGGCACGAGGTCTCCTATTTCACGCGGCCAAAGAGCGAGAAAGAGACCGAGATCAGAGAGGTTACCGGATCGAAGCCCGTTGGAAATTTTATTGTAAGAAAAGGCACTATCAAGGTGACTGAAATCGTTACCGGCTACGAAAAAAGGAGCGTACGGGGGCAGATTCTTCTGAGCCGTCACCCCTTAGATCTCCCCCCACTTATGTACGAAACGGTTGGCCTCTGGATAGAGATCATACAAGAGATTGAACTCTCGGTAAACACTATGGGCCTGCACTTTATGGGCGGCATACATGCTATCGAACACGCCGTAATCTCCCTGTTTCCTCTCTTTGTCCTCTGTGATAGAAATGATATCGGGGGAATATCTACCACGTTCCATCCCCAGGTAAAAAGAGGTGCGATCTTTATCTATGACGGATACCCCGGTGGGGTGGGACTGAGTGAACGCGGTTATGACTGCATCGAAGAAATCCTGACCGCAACACTCAAACTGGTGTCATCGTGTGAGTGCGAAACAGGGTGCCCTTCATGCATCCACTCACCCAAATGTGGTTCGGGAAACAAACCGCTGGACAAGGGGGCAGCTATCGAAGTGCTTGAACAGCTCCTGGCAATAAAGCCCTTAAGTCCCGGGAGCATTCCCGATACGGCCGTAACAGAAATCCCCGGATTACAGATGCCAGGAACCGGGATTGATGCGATTCCAAGGAGAAGGATATGCTACTTTGATCTGGAAACCCAGCGCGGCGCTGATGAAGTTGGGGGCTGGCGCAATATTCACCTTATGCGGCTGGCCCTGGGTGTCATCTACGACTCTCTTGATGATGCATATCATACCTATTTTGAAAAGGATGTGGGCAGATTGATTGAAAAGCTCAGGTCTGCAGACCTGGTAGTGGGCTTCAACGTGATCAGGTTTGATTACACCGTCCTTCAACCATACACGATTCACGATTTACAGAAAATTAAAACATTCGACATCCTGGCAGACATCCACACAAGACTGGGATACCGCCTGAGCCTGAACCACCTTGCAATGAGGACACTTAAGGTTGAGAAAACAGCTGACGGCCTCCAGTCTCTCAAGTGGTTCAAAGAGGGCAGGATAGACGAAATAGCCCATTACTGCAGTAAAGATGTGGAGATCACGAGAGACCTTTTCCTCTTTGGCAACACAAACCGATATCTCCTCTTTGAAAAAAAGGATTGCGGAATCGTGAGACTCCCCGTGGAGTGGGAAGTTGAAGATATTATCAGGGAGAGGGAGAACCCCGGGAAAAAGTGA